In one window of Oryza sativa Japonica Group chromosome 9, ASM3414082v1 DNA:
- the LOC4347096 gene encoding pentatricopeptide repeat-containing protein At4g30825, chloroplastic, with the protein MAALRICTPGGGAPEARRGSLAAAGSAVQHGPDLIGFSSWVLPISAGYAVDRRHAAAGGVAACHGLSCADSGRRKNHPRASLVNGVVSSLEDSSGGEPALCVSDSPEDASSSGKVLSDLRRDMVDGISGIPRISAGKKKGMKFRRRGQGGNRLTRRSAPRRASGKSGQDQRILLSEDDIAAILSSVTHESSIEECNSVLICLEKHSDKTALGFFEWMKANGKLKGNAEAYHLALQAIAWKEDWEAAGQLLHEMVADSGCALDAQAFNGLIYVCAKRRLVDWGTKWLHMMLERDVQPNVSTVGMLMGLYQRIGNLPEAEFTFAKMRKCGIKCVNAYSAMVTLYTRLGHFAKSEEVITLMNNDEVVPNMENWLVRLNAYCQQGKMEEAELVLKSLVDEGIALNVVAYNTVITGYGKVSDMQKAMEVFDRLKSAGLAPDETTYRSMIEGFGRADKYKQAILYYRKLRNSGFKPNASNFYTMINLLARHDDSEGATEILEDMRAAGCQCSSIVTVLVRAYGSVGRMHKVLQILKACFYKKILFDATSCSILVTGFVQNSLVEEAMRVLREKKWKDSDFEDNLYHILICSCKEAGCCDDAVRIYNQMPKSATHPNLRIYCSMIDVFSIMERFTDAEALYLELKASSCVLDMIAYSVIVRMYTKAGRPEDACLVLEDMEKQKEIVPDKYLFLDMLRTYQKCGLLEKLSDTYYWILKSQVELDEAMYNCIINCCGRAIPVDELSRIFDEMIQQGHLANTVTLNVLLDIYGKAGLFNKAEKVFLMARKQGMADIISYNTIIAAHAKNGDFRSMIYFVQRMQEAGFPVSLEAYNCMLDAYGKAGQLEEFAAVLQKMERAGCEFDHYTYNIMINIYGRKGWIEGVANVLAELKSRGGEPDLYSYNTLIKAYGIAGMPEDAVKLMQEMRIKGIAADRVTYTNLIAALQRNENFLEAVKWSLWMKQTGVAATRT; encoded by the coding sequence ATGGCTGCCCTGCGGATCTGCACGCCGGGTGGTGGTGCTCCGGAGGCCAGAAGAGGCAGTCTTGCTGCTGCCGGGAGCGCGGTTCAGCATGGACCGGATTTGATCGGGTTCAGTTCTTGGGTGCTGCCAATCAGCGCCGGATATGCCGTGGACCGGAGGCACGCAGCAGCTGGTGGAGTTGCCGCATGCCATGGGCTCTCGTGTGCTGAcagtgggaggaggaagaatcATCCCAGGGCAAGTCTGGTGAATGGTGTGGTTTCATCTCTGGAGGACAGTAGCGGCGGGGAGCCTGCGCTATGCGTATCTGATTCACCTGAAGACGCTAGCTCCAGTGGAAAAGTGTTGTCCGATTTGCGTCGGGACATGGTGGATGGTATTAGTGGTATTCCAAGAATTTCTGCGGGAAAGAAGAAGGGGATGAAGTTCAGGAGAAGAGGGCAGGGTGGAAATAGATTGACACGGCGTAGTGCTCCGAGGCGTGCCAGTGGAAAGAGTGGGCAAGATCAGAGGATTTTGTTGAGCGAGGATGATATTGCTGCAATTTTGTCCAGTGTTACCCATGAATCTAGCATCGAGGAGTGCAATTCTGTTCTCATCTGTCTCGAGAAGCATAGTGATAAGACAGCTCTTGGTTTCTTTGAGTGGATGAAGGCTAATGGAAAGCTGAAGGGAAATGCTGAGGCGTATCACCTAGCGCTTCAAGCGATCGCCTGGAAGGAGGATTGGGAAGCAGCTGGACAGTTGCTTCATGAAATGGTTGCTGATTCGGGTTGCGCTCTGGATGCTCAAGCATTTAATGGGCTTATATATGTTTGTGCCAAACGGAGGCTTGTTGACTGGGGAACAAAGTGGCTTCATATGATGCTTGAAAGAGATGTGCAGCCGAATGTGTCTACAGTTGGTATGCTTATGGGACTTTACCAGAGGATTGGGAACCTTCCAGAAGCTGAATTCACTTTTGCTAAAATGAGGAAATGTGGCATTAAGTGTGTTAATGCCTACTCAGCTATGGTTACTTTGTATACACGGTTAGGCCATTTTGCCAAATCTGAGGAGGTTATTACTCTAATGAATAATGATGAAGTAGTTCCGAACATGGAAAATTGGTTAGTGCGGCTAAATGCTTATTGTCAACAAGGCAAAATGGAAGAAGCTGAATTGGTATTGAAGTCCTTGGTAGATGAAGGAATTGCTCTGAATGTTGTGGCATACAATACGGTAATTACAGGTTATGGAAAAGTTTCTGACATGCAGAAGGCAATGGAAGTGTTTGATAGGCTTAAGAGTGCAGGTTTAGCTCCTGATGAAACAACCTATAGATCAATGATTGAAGGTTTTGGTAGAGCAGACAAATACAAACAGGCAATTTTGTACTACAGGAAACTCCGAAACTCTGGATTTAAACCAAATGCATCCAACTTTTACACAATGATTAACTTGCTAGCAAGACATGATGACAGTGAAGGTGCAACAGAGATTCTCGAGGACATGCGGGCAGCAGGCTGCCAGTGTTCATCGATTGTCACTGTTCTTGTCCGAGCATATGGGTCAGTAGGAAGGATGCATAAAGTTCTTCAGATTCTAAAAGCATGCTTCTATAAGAAGATTTTGTTTGATGCCACCTCATGCTCTATTTTAGTAACAGGATTCGTTCAAAATTCTCTAGTAGAAGAAGCTATGCGTGTTTTGCGCGAAAAGAAGTGGAAAGATTCTGATTTTGAAGACAATTTATATCATATCTTGATCTGTTCTTGCAAAGAGGCTGGCTGTTGTGATGATGCTGTCAGGATATATAATCAGATGCCTAAGTCGGCAACACATCCAAATCTGCGTATTTATTGCAGTATGATTGATGTTTTCAGCATCATGGAGAGATTCACTGATGCTGAAGCTTTATATCTTGAACTGAAAGCATCATCCTGTGTTCTTGACATGATTGCCTACAGCGTAATTGTGAGGATGTATACTAAAGCTGGGCGACCAGAAGATGCCTGTTTGGTTTTGGAAGACATGGAGAAACAAAAGGAAATAGTTCCTGATAAGTACCTTTTCCTTGACATGCTTCGGACTTACCAAAAATGTGGCCTACTCGAGAAATTATCTGATACATATTACTGGATACTAAAGAGTCAAGTTGAATTGGATGAAGCCATGTACAACTGCATTATAAACTGTTGTGGGCGGGCAATACCGGTTGATGAGCTCTCAAGAATTTTTGATGAAATGATTCAACAAGGGCACTTGGCCAACACTGTTACCCTCAATGTATTGCTAGACATATATGGAAAAGCCGGGCTTTTTAATAAGGCAGAAAAGGTATTTCTCATGGCTCGCAAGCAGGGTATGGCAGATATCATATCATACAATACCATTATTGCCGCGCATGCAAAAAATGGGGATTTTCGTAGCATGATTTATTTCGTCCAGAGGATGCAAGAGGCAGGGTTCCCTGTTTCTCTGGAGGCGTACAACTGTATGCTGGATGCTTACGGTAAGGCAGGACAGTTGGAGGAGTTTGCTGCTGTTCTGCAAAAAATGGAGAGAGCAGGATGCGAGTTTGATCACTATACTTACAACATTATGATCAATATATACGGGAGAAAGGGTTGGATCGAAGGAGTTGCAAACGTTCTTGCGGAGCTAAAGAGCCGTGGTGGCGAGCCAGATCTGTACAGTTACAACACCTTGATAAAAGCATACGGGATAGCAGGAATGCCTGAAGATGCTGTTAAACTGATGCAGGAGATGAGGATTAAAGGCATTGCCGCTGACCGAGTAACCTATACTAACCTTATAGCTGCTCTACAGAGGAATGAGAATTTCCTGGAAGCAGTTAAGTGGTCTCTCTGGATGAAGCAAACTGGAGTTGCTGCAACTCGAACATGA
- the LOC4347097 gene encoding probable folate-biopterin transporter 6 isoform X2, translating into MPEEQQEAEEGIAGGGGGWASTALQPVRWLRMLCRELGATFVAGVVLVYGLSQGFAGSFFRVASDYYWKDVQRVQPATVQLLSAVFFIPWVLKPLWGIMTDVFPVRGYRRRPYFLFAGVLGTASAAIVTMVNGLPMTSAILSFVGISTAVAIADVTIDACIAKNGIDKPSLVPDMQSLCAFSSSLGALIGYATSGMFVHHLGAQGALGVMALPPATLVFLGFFIYELKMYQHNVKEKVLNKVHMAVKGMAQTIKYPVVWKPSLYMFLSLALSISTHEGQFYWYTSKEPPNPGFSQEFVGMVHAIGAVASMVGVLVYHKYLKDYPFRSILFYAQLLYGVSGLLDLTFVLRWNLLLGVPDAAFVTLEECCARVVGRVRLMPMMVLSTKLCPPGAEGTFFALLMCIDSAGMLAAKAGGAAVLRALRVTRTDFARLWLAVLVRNLLRLSTLAAISLVPTADQTDVLLPRDGDDEERLQLAKFADHVDDDDDDD; encoded by the exons ATGCCGGAAGAACAACAAGAAGCGGAAGAggggatcgccggcggcggcggcggatgggcgaGCACGGCGCTGCAGCCGGTGCGGTGGCTGCGGATGCTGTGCCGGGAGCTGGGCGCGACgttcgtcgccggcgtggtGCTGGTGTACGGGCTGAGCCAGGGGTTCGCCGGGTCCTTCTTCCGCGTGGCGTCGGACTACTACTGGAAGGACGTGCAGCGGGTGCAGCCGGCCACCGTGCAGCTCCTCTCCGCCGTCTTCTTCATCCCCTGGGTCCTCAAGCCCCTCTGGGGGATCATGACCGACGTCTTCCCCGTCCgcggctaccgccgccgcccctacTTCCTCTTCGCAG GAGTACTTGGAACGGCTTCAGCTGCTATTGTTACCATGGTTAATGGACTACCGATGACTTCCGCTATACTTTCCTTTGTGGGGATATCAACAGCAGTTGCCATAGCAGATGTTACAATAGATGCATGCATTGCGAAGAATGGTATTGATAAGCCATCATTAGTCCCAGACATGCAAAGCCTTTGTGCATTCTCATCATCTCTAGGTGCACTTATTGGGTATGCTACAAGTGGAATGTTTGTCCACCATCTTGGGGCACAG GGTGCATTAGGTGTGATGGCTTTACCTCCTGCAACGTTGGTTTTTCTAGGATTTTTCATATATGAGCTGAAAATGTATCAGCATAATGTGAAAGAGAAG GTTTTGAATAAGGTTCATATGGCAGTGAAAGGGATGGCTCAGACAATAAAGTACCCAGTAGTGTGGAAGCCATCCCTGTACATGTTTCTTTCCCTGGCGCTTAGTATCAGCACTCATGAGGGACAGTTCTACTGGTATACTAGCAAGGAACCACCTAATCCTGGATTTTCTCAG GAATTTGTTGGTATGGTCCATGCCATCGGCGCAGTTGCATCCATGGTGGGCGTCCTGGTGTACCACAAGTACCTCAAGGACTACCCTTTCCGGAGCATCCTCTTCTACGCGCAGCTGCTGTACGGCGTCTCCGGCCTCCTCGACCTCACCTTCGTGCTCCGGTGGAACCTCCTCCTCGGCGTGCCCGACGCCGCCTTCGTCACCCTGGAGGAGTGCTGCGCCCGCGTCGTCGGCCGCGTCAGGCTGATGCCGATGATGGTGCTCAGCACCAAGCTGTGCCCGCCGGGCGCCGAGGGCACCTTCTTCGCGCTGCTCATGTGCATCGACAGCGCCGGCATGCTGGCGGCcaaggccggcggcgccgccgtgctgcgCGCGCTCCGGGTGACCAGGACCGACTTCGCCCGCCTCTGGCTCGCCGTCCTCGTCAGGAACCTGCTCCGGCTGTCCACGCTCGCCGCCATCTCGCTCGTCCCCACGGCCGACCAGACCGACGTGCTCCTGCCGCgcgac ggcgacgacgaggagaggCTGCAGCTCGCGAAATTCGCTGAtcacgtcgacgacgacgacgacgacgactga
- the LOC4347097 gene encoding probable folate-biopterin transporter 6 isoform X1 — translation MPEEQQEAEEGIAGGGGGWASTALQPVRWLRMLCRELGATFVAGVVLVYGLSQGFAGSFFRVASDYYWKDVQRVQPATVQLLSAVFFIPWVLKPLWGIMTDVFPVRGYRRRPYFLFAGVLGTASAAIVTMVNGLPMTSAILSFVGISTAVAIADVTIDACIAKNGIDKPSLVPDMQSLCAFSSSLGALIGYATSGMFVHHLGAQGALGVMALPPATLVFLGFFIYELKMYQHNVKEKVLNKVHMAVKGMAQTIKYPVVWKPSLYMFLSLALSISTHEGQFYWYTSKEPPNPGFSQEFVGMVHAIGAVASMVGVLVYHKYLKDYPFRSILFYAQLLYGVSGLLDLTFVLRWNLLLGVPDAAFVTLEECCARVVGRVRLMPMMVLSTKLCPPGAEGTFFALLMCIDSAGMLAAKAGGAAVLRALRVTRTDFARLWLAVLVRNLLRLSTLAAISLVPTADQTDVLLPRDLLAVAGDGSPPAAGDGDDEERLQLAKFADHVDDDDDDD, via the exons ATGCCGGAAGAACAACAAGAAGCGGAAGAggggatcgccggcggcggcggcggatgggcgaGCACGGCGCTGCAGCCGGTGCGGTGGCTGCGGATGCTGTGCCGGGAGCTGGGCGCGACgttcgtcgccggcgtggtGCTGGTGTACGGGCTGAGCCAGGGGTTCGCCGGGTCCTTCTTCCGCGTGGCGTCGGACTACTACTGGAAGGACGTGCAGCGGGTGCAGCCGGCCACCGTGCAGCTCCTCTCCGCCGTCTTCTTCATCCCCTGGGTCCTCAAGCCCCTCTGGGGGATCATGACCGACGTCTTCCCCGTCCgcggctaccgccgccgcccctacTTCCTCTTCGCAG GAGTACTTGGAACGGCTTCAGCTGCTATTGTTACCATGGTTAATGGACTACCGATGACTTCCGCTATACTTTCCTTTGTGGGGATATCAACAGCAGTTGCCATAGCAGATGTTACAATAGATGCATGCATTGCGAAGAATGGTATTGATAAGCCATCATTAGTCCCAGACATGCAAAGCCTTTGTGCATTCTCATCATCTCTAGGTGCACTTATTGGGTATGCTACAAGTGGAATGTTTGTCCACCATCTTGGGGCACAG GGTGCATTAGGTGTGATGGCTTTACCTCCTGCAACGTTGGTTTTTCTAGGATTTTTCATATATGAGCTGAAAATGTATCAGCATAATGTGAAAGAGAAG GTTTTGAATAAGGTTCATATGGCAGTGAAAGGGATGGCTCAGACAATAAAGTACCCAGTAGTGTGGAAGCCATCCCTGTACATGTTTCTTTCCCTGGCGCTTAGTATCAGCACTCATGAGGGACAGTTCTACTGGTATACTAGCAAGGAACCACCTAATCCTGGATTTTCTCAG GAATTTGTTGGTATGGTCCATGCCATCGGCGCAGTTGCATCCATGGTGGGCGTCCTGGTGTACCACAAGTACCTCAAGGACTACCCTTTCCGGAGCATCCTCTTCTACGCGCAGCTGCTGTACGGCGTCTCCGGCCTCCTCGACCTCACCTTCGTGCTCCGGTGGAACCTCCTCCTCGGCGTGCCCGACGCCGCCTTCGTCACCCTGGAGGAGTGCTGCGCCCGCGTCGTCGGCCGCGTCAGGCTGATGCCGATGATGGTGCTCAGCACCAAGCTGTGCCCGCCGGGCGCCGAGGGCACCTTCTTCGCGCTGCTCATGTGCATCGACAGCGCCGGCATGCTGGCGGCcaaggccggcggcgccgccgtgctgcgCGCGCTCCGGGTGACCAGGACCGACTTCGCCCGCCTCTGGCTCGCCGTCCTCGTCAGGAACCTGCTCCGGCTGTCCACGCTCGCCGCCATCTCGCTCGTCCCCACGGCCGACCAGACCGACGTGCTCCTGCCGCgcgacctcctcgccgtcgccggcgacggctctcctcccgccgccggcgacggcgacgacgaggagaggCTGCAGCTCGCGAAATTCGCTGAtcacgtcgacgacgacgacgacgacgactga
- the LOC136351085 gene encoding putative leucine-rich repeat receptor-like serine/threonine-protein kinase At2g24130, which yields MALGERARARAPPMVVRRTAVLLLLLHLVFVIAAAAAAVDRRRPAEAIVGGWRQRRRLQALMQEKATLLALKRGLTLLSPKLLADWNDSNTDVCGFTGVACDRRRQHVVGLQLSNMSINGSIPLALAQLPHLRYLDLSDNHISGAVPSFLSNLTQLLMLDMSENQLSGAIPPSFGNLTQLRKLDISKNQLSGAIPPSFGNLTNLEILDMSINVLTGRIPEELSNIGKLEGLNLGQNNLVGSIPASFTQLKNLFYLSLEKNSLSGSIPATIFTNCTQMGVFDLGDNNITGEIPGDASDSLSDRFAVLNLYSNSLTGRLPRWLANCTILYLLDVENNSLADDLPTSIISGLRNLRYLHLSNNVHFASGDGNTNLGPFFAAVSNCTSILEIEAGALGIGGRLPSLLGSLLPPNMSHLNLELNAIEGPIPADIGDVINITLMNLSSNLLNGTIPTSICWLPNLQQLDLSRNSLTGAVPACISNATSLGELDLSSNALSGSIPSSIGSLKLSYLSLHRNQLSGEIPASLGQHLGIVRLDLSSNRLTGEIPDAVAGIVQMSLNLSRNLLGGRLPRGLSRLQMAEVIDLSWNNLTGAIFPELGACAELQVLDLSHNSLTGVLPSSLDGLESIERLDVSDNSLTGEIPQTLTKCTTLTYLNLSYNDLAGVVPTAGVFANFTSTSYLGNPRLCGAVLGRRCGRRHRWYQSRKFLVVMCICAAVLAFVLTILCAVSIRKIRERLAAVREEFRRGRRRGGGGSSPVMKYKFPRITYRELVEATEEFSPDRLIGTGSYGRVYRGTLRDGTMVAVKVLQLQSGNSTKSFNRECQVLKRIRHRNLMRIVTACSLPDFKALVLPFMANGSLERCLYAGPPAGELSLVQRVNICSDIAEGMAYLHHHSPVKVIHCDLKPSNVLINDDMTALVSDFGISRLVMSVGGVANAADVGASTANMLCGSIGYIPPEYGYGSNPTTKGDVYSFGVLVLEMVTRKKPIDDMFDAGLSLHKWVKNHYHGRADAVVDPALARMVRDQTPEVRRMSDVAIGELLELGILCTQESAAVRPTMMDAADDLDRLKRYIGGETTATFASSLGFSSSTFEDLDD from the exons ATGGCTTTAGGggagagggcgagggcgagggctcCTCCCATGGTCGTGCGGCGCacggccgtcctcctcctcctcctacatCTCGTGTTCGTCATCGCCGCAGCGGCTGCCGCGGTGGATAGGCGTCGGCCAGCCGAGGCGATCGTCGgcgggtggcggcagcggcggcggctccaggcTCTGATGCAGGAGAAGGCCACGCTGCTGGCCTTGAAGCGGGGCCTCACGTTGCTGTCGCCGAAGCTGCTTGCTGATTGGAACGACTCCAACACCGACGTGTGCGGCTTCACCGGCGTCGCCTGCGACCGGAGGCGGCAGCACGTCGTCGGCCTTCAGCTCTCCAACATGAGCATCAACGGCTCCATCCCGCTGGCGCTCGCCCAGCTGCCGCACCTCCGGTACCTCGACCTGTCCGACAACCACATCTCCGGCGCCGTCCCCTCATTCCTCAGCAACCTCACGCAACTCCTGATGCTCGACATGTCCGAGAATCAACTCTCCGGCGCCATCCCGCCGTCTTTCGGCAACCTCACGCAACTCCGGAAGCTCGACATATCGAAAAACCAGCTCTCCGGCGCCATCCCGCCGTCCTTCGGCAACCTCACGAACCTCGAGATCCTTGATATGTCCATCAATGTTCTCACAGGCCGAATCCCAGAAGAGCTCTCCAACATCGGCAAGCTCGAAGGCCTCAACCTCGGCCAGAACAACCTCGTCGGCAGCATACCGGCGTCATTCACCCAGCTGAAGAACTTGTTCTACCTCAGCCTCGAGAAGAACTCCTTGTCAGGTTCTATCCCCGCCACGATCTTCACAAATTGCACGCAAATGGGTGTATTCGACCTCGGCGACAACAACATCACCGGCGAGATCCCCGGCGACGCCTCGGATAGCCTTTCCGACAGGTTCGCCGTCCTTAATCTCTACTCCAACAGCCTCACCGGGAGGCTTCCGCGGTGGCTCGCCAACTGCACTATTCTCTACCTGCTGGACGTGGAGAATAACTCGCTCGCCGACGATCTGCCGACCTCCATCATCTCCGGCTTGCGCAACCTCAGGTACCTGCATTTGTCGAACAACGTCCATTtcgcgagcggcgacggcaacaCCAACCTGGGGCCCTTCTTCGCCGCGGTGTCGAACTGCACCAGCATACTGGAGATCGAGGCCGGAGCACTGGGCATCGGCGGGCGGCTGCCGAGCTTGCTCGGCTCGCTGCTGCCGCCTAACATGTCACACCTCAACCTGGAGCTCAACGCCATCGAAGGCCCGATCCCCGCCGACATCGGCGACGTGATAAACATCACGCTGATGAACCTGTCGAGCAACCTGCTCAACGGGACGATCCCGACGTCCATCTGCTGGCTGCCGAATCTGCAGCAGCTCGACCTGTCCCGCAACTCGCTCACCGGCGCCGTGCCGGCGTGCATCAGCAACGCCACGAGCCTCGGCGAGCTGGACCTGTCGAGCAACGCGCTGTCGGGGAGCATCCCGAGCAGCATCGGCAGCCTGAAGCTGTCCTACCTCTCCCTGCACAGGAACCAGCTGTCCGGCGAGATACCGGCGAGCCTCGGCCAGCATCTCGGCATTGTGCGGCTCGACCTCTCCAGCAACCGGCTGACCGGCGAGATACctgacgccgtcgccggcattGTCCAGATGTCGCTGAACCTCTCTCGAAACCTGCTCGGCGGCCGGCTGCCGAGGGGGCTCAGCAGGCTGCAGATGGCGGAGGTCATCGACCTGTCATGGAACAATCTCACCGGCGCGATCTTCCCGGAGCTCGGCGCCTGCGCCGAGCTGCAGGTCCTCGACCTGTCGCACAACTCGCTCACCGGCGTCCTCCCGTCGTCGCTCGACGGCCTCGAGAGCATCGAGCGCCTCGACGTCTCCGACAACTCCCTCACCGGCGAGATCCCGCAGACCCTGACCAAATGCACGACGCTCACCTACCTCAACCTGTCGTACaacgacctcgccggcgtcgtgccCACCGCCGGCGTCTTCGCCAACTTCACCTCGACGTCATACCTCGGCAACCCGCGGCTCTGCGGCGCCGTGCTCGGGCGCCGCTGCGGGAGGCGACACCGGTGGTACCAGTCCCGGAAGTTCCTGGTCGTGATGTGCATCTGCGCCGCCGTGCTGGCGTTCGTGCTGACGATCCTCTGCGCGGTCAGCATCCGGAAGATCCGggagcggctggcggcggtgcgGGAGGAGTTCAGGAGgggccgacgccgcggcggcggcggctcgtcgcCGGTGATGAAGTACAAGTTCCCGCGGATCACGTACCGGGAGCTGGTCGAGGCGACGGAGGAGTTCAGCCCAGACCGGCTCATCGGCACGGGCAGCTACGGCCGCGTGTACCGCGGCACGCTGCGCGACGGCACCATGGTCGCCGTGAAGGTGCTCCAGCTGCAGTCCGGGAACTCCACCAAGAGCTTCAACCGCGAGTGCCAGGTGCTGAAGCGCATCCGCCACCGGAACCTCATGCGGATCGTCACGGCGTGCAGCCTGCCGGACTTCAAGGCGCTGGTGCTGCCGTTCATGGCGAACGGCAGCCTCGAGCGGTGCCTCTACGCGgggccgccggccggcgagctgAGCCTCGTGCAGCGCGTCAACATCTGCAGCGACATCGCCGAGGGGATGGCCTACCTGCACCACCACTCCCCGGTCAAGGTCATCCACTGCGACCTCAAGCCCAGCAACGTGCTCATCAACGACGACATGACCGCTCTCGTCTCCGACTTCGGCATCTCCCGCCTCGTCATgagcgtcggcggcgtcgccaacgccgccgacgtcggcgCCTCCACCGCCAACATGCTCTGCGGCTCCATCGGATACATTCCTCCAG AGTACGGGTATGGCTCGAACCCGACGACGAAGggcgacgtgtacagcttcggcgtgCTGGTGCTGGAGATGGTGACGAGGAAGAAACCGATCGACGACATGTTCGACGCGGGGCTGAGCTTGCACAAGTGGGTGAAGAACCACTACCACGGCCGGGCCGACGCGGTGGTCGACCCGGCTCTGGCGCGCATGGTGCGGGACCAGACGCCGGAGGTCAGGAGGATGTCCGACGTGGCCATCGGCGAGCTGCTGGAGCTCGGCATCCTCTGCACGCAGGAGAGCGCGGCCGTGCGCCCGACCATGAtggacgccgccgacgacctgGACCGGCTCAAGCGGTACATCGGCGGTGAGACCACGGCCACGTTCGCGTCGTCGCTGGGCTTCTCATCCTCAACATTTGAAGATCTCGACGACtag
- the LOC4347098 gene encoding aspartyl protease family protein At5g10770 precursor, with amino-acid sequence MAWGACALLLLLLVLGAGGGGGVHCLEVTRSRRALQRRHHLRSRAESGATILELRHHGGGGGGGSGKSGGRSREEELGGLFSSDAARVSSLQRRAGGGSWAEDEAAAAAATGRVPVTSGARLRTLNYVATVGLGGGEATVIVDTASELTWVQCAPCASCHDQQGPLFDPASSPSYAVLPCNSSSCDALQVATGSAAGACGGGEQPSCSYTLSYRDGSYSQGVLAHDKLSLAGEVIDGFVFGCGTSNQGPFGGTSGLMGLGRSQLSLISQTMDQFGGVFSYCLPLKESESSGSLVLGDDTSVYRNSTPIVYTTMVSDPVQGPFYFVNLTGITIGGQEVESSAGKVIVDSGTIITSLVPSVYNAVKAEFLSQFAEYPQAPGFSILDTCFNLTGFREVQIPSLKFVFEGNVEVEVDSSGVLYFVSSDSSQVCLALASLKSEYETSIIGNYQQKNLRVIFDTLGSQIGFAQETCDYI; translated from the exons ATGGCGTGGGGGGCTTGCgctctgctcctcctcctcctggtacttggtgcgggaggaggaggaggggtgcaTTGCCTGGAGGTGACGAGGAGCAGGAGAGCCTTGCAGAGGAGGCACCACCTGAGGTCAA GAGCAGAGAGTGGCGCCACCATACTGGAGCTCAGgcaccatggcggcggcggcggcggcggctcggggaagagcggcgggaggagcagggaggaggagctcggcggCCTCTTCTCCTCCGACGCCGCGCGCGTCTCGTCGCTGCAGCGTCGCGCAGGCGGCGGGTCTTGGGcggaggacgaggcggcggcggcggcggcgaccgggcgggtGCCCGTCACGTCCGGGGCGAGGCTACGGACGCTGAACTACGTGGCCACCGTggggcttggcggcggcgaggcgacggTGATCGTGGACACGGCGAGCGAGCTCACCTGGGTGCAGTGCGCGCCGTGCGCGTCGTGCCACGACCAGCAGGGCCCGCTGTTCGAcccggcgtcgtcgccgtcctacGCCGTGCTGCCGTGCAACTCCTCCTCCTGCGACGCGCTGCAGGTGGCCACCGGCTCGGCGGCcggggcgtgcggcggcggcgagcagccttCCTGCAGCTACACCCTCAGCTACCGTGACGGCTCCTACTCCCAGGGCGTCCTGGCGCACGACAAGCTGAGCCTCGCCGGCGAGGTCATCGACGGCTTCGTGTTCGGCTGCGGCACCAGCAACCAGGGGCCATTCGGCGGCACCTCCGGTCTGATGGGTCTAGGCCGGAGCCAGCTCTCGCTGATATCACAAACCATGGATCAATTCGGTGGTGTCTTCTCATACTGCCTACCTCTCAAGgagtcagaatcatcagggtCTCTCGTCCTCGGCGACGACACCTCGGTGTACCGGAATTCAACCCCAATTGTGTACACAACCATGGTTTCCGACCCGGTGCAAGGGCCCTTCTACTTTGTTAACCTGACCGGGATCACCATTGGCGGCCAGGAGGTAGAATCTTCAGCTGGCAAGGTTATCGTCGACTCGGGAACGATCATCACGAGCCTCGTGCCTTCGGTGTACAATGCGGTCAAGGCAGAGTTCTTGAGCCAGTTCGCGGAGTATCCGCAAGCGCCGGGGTTCTCGATTCTTGACACTTGCTTCAACTTGACAGGGTTCAGAGAAGTGCAGATTCCTAGCCTGAAGTTTGTGTTTGAAGGCAATGTGGAGGTGGAGGTTGATTCCAGTGGAGTGCTCTACTTTGTCAGCAGTGATTCTTCTCAGGTTTGCTTGGCTCTGGCCTCCCTGAAATCTGAGTATGAAACTTCAATCATTGGTAATTACCAGCAGAAGAATCTGAGGGTCATATTTGACACTCTAGGATCTCAAATTGGATTTGCACAAGAGACTTGTGATTATATTTAA